ATTGGCCCCCCACCCTCCCCTCATTCTCCCCACCCCGCCCCCTTTATAGGATTGGGGGAGGGGGCGTGGGGGAGGGGGTAAGGGTCCGCGACCCTTAGCCCCCTCCCCCACCTTACTCAACGCCGGCGCCAGCGGGGGCCGGCCGGGGTGTCGATGACCTCCACCCCCTGGTCCCACAGTTCCTGCCGGATGCGGTCGGCGGTGGCAAAATCCTTACGCCGCCTGGCCTCCTCCCGGTCCTGCAGGCGGGCCTCAATGGCCTCGTCCTTGAGGAAATGGGGGGGCTCCATCACCGCCAGAATGTCGTCCAGCTCCTGGAAGCGGCTTAGCACCAGGGCGGCGGAGGTGGCCCCCAGGCGGCCCCGGTCCAGCTCCCGGTTGAGTTCGGAGACCGCCTCGAAGATGGCGGCCAGGGCCCGGGAGACGTTGAGGTCGTCGTCCAGGGCGGCCAGCACCTCCTTTTTCATGAGAAAGAGGCGCTCCTCCACCGCCGCGGCCTGGCCGTCCTCCCCGGTAAGGAGGCTTAAGCGCTCCAGGAAGTGGTCCAGCCGGGCCCGGGCCCGGGCTGCGGCCTTGAGGTTGTCGGCGGTGTAGGCCAAGGGCTTGCGGTAGTGGGTGGCCAGGAGAAAGTAGCGCACCTCGGAGCCTCGAAAGCCTTCCTCCAGCAGCCGGCGCACGGTGAGTTCGCCCGGCTCCTTGGGGGGCTTGCCGTCCTTGAGCACCGGCTCACAGTTGAGCCAGAAGGCGGCCAGGGGCCGGCCGGTGGCCGCGGCGAAGAGGGCGTTTTTGTTCTCTTCGTGGGGGAAGAGGGTCTCGATGCTCCCCACGTGGAAATCGGCGGTGCGCCCCAGGTGCTTCAAGGCGATGGCGGCGCACTCCACATGCCAGCTGGGCCGCACCTGCCCCCAGGGGGTGGTGAAATAAAAGCCGCTTTTGAGCTCCCCCAGCTTGGCCCGCTTGAACAGGGTGAAGTCCCGGGGGTCCTCCTTGGCGTATTCGTCCAGGTCCACGGTCTTGCCCAGCCGGATCTTGCTCAGGTCCAGGTGCGACAGGCAGCCGTAGTCTTTGAAGCGGGCGATGTCAAAATAGACGGAACGCAGCTTTTCGTAGGCGTAGCCCTTGGTGAGGAGCTTTTTGGCCAGCTCCACCATGTCTTCCACATGCTCGCTGGCCAAAGCGTAGAGGGCCCCCTCCCGGATGCGCAGGCGGCTTAAGTCTTCAAAGAAATCCTCCCGGTAGCGGCGGGTGAAGTCCTTCAGGTCCTGCCCGGCGGCCTGGGCCCCGGCCACGGCCCGGTCATCCAGGTCGATGAGGCTCACCACCTGGCGCACCTTGAAGCCCCGGAAGCTCAGGGAGCGGGCCAGCAGATCCGCCAGCACCAGGCGGCGGGCCTGGGAGAGCGACAGATGGGAAGAGAGGGCCGGCCCGTCCACAAAGATGGCGGCCTCCCCCTCCCGCTGGGGGGTGAAGGGTTCCCGGCGGCGGCTCAAGGTGTTGTAAAAGTAGAGGGAGGGGGCCTCCTTTTCCAGGAACAGGGGGGTGGAGAGGTAGCGTTCGCCGCTGTCCGGGGCGATGGCCACAATAAAGCCCGCTTCCAGCTCCCGGGCCAGGCGGCGGGCCACCGCCACTGCGGCGCCGGAGCTCATGCCCAAAAACAGCCCCTCCTCCCGGGCCAGGCGGCGGGCGGTCTCAAAGGCCTCCTCGTCCTCCACGTTGACGATGGCGTCCGCCTGCCCTTTGACAAAGATGCCGGGGACGTAGGATTCCTTCAGGTTTTTCAGGCCCTGGATGGCATGCCCCAGGTAGGGCTCCACCCCGATCACCTGGATGGCAGGGTTGATCTCCTTGAGAAAGCGGCAAAGGCCCATGAGGGTGCCGCAAGTGCCCATGGTGGCCACCACGTGGGTGAGGCGGCCTTCCGTCTGCTCCCAGATCTCCCTGGCCGTCTCCCGGTGGGACAGGGGGTTGTGGGGGTTGTTGAACTGGTCCACCAGGAAGTATTTGTCCGGGTGTTCCCGGGCCAGCCGGTAGACCTCCTCGATGGCGCCGTCGGTGCCCAGATGCGCCGGGGTCAGCAGCAGCTCGGCCCCCAGGGCCTTGAGGATGCGCTTGCGCTCCAGGGAGGCGGCCTCGCTCATGGCGCACAGGAGCCGATAGCCCTTGACGGCGCACACCAAAGCCAACCCGATGCCGGTGTTGCCGCTGGTGGCCTCGATGACCGTCTTGTCGGGGGTAAGGAGCCCTTCCCGCTCCGCCGCCTCGATCATGGCCAGGGCCGGCCGGTCCTTCACCGAGCCCCCGGGGTTGAAATACTCCAGCTTCACCCAGATCTCCACCCGGGGGTTGGGATTGAGGCGGTTTAAGCGCACAATGGGCGTGGGCCCGATGAGCTCCAGGATATTGTCGGCTTTGAGTTTCATGCCCAGGATGTGCCGCTCAGCCGGCGGGGCGGCGGGGCCGCCGCAGGAGCCCTCAGTCTTCCTGAAATTCCCCCGCCAGGAAGCGGTTGATGAAATTCACCACCCGGACGATGAAGGCCCGCTGCTCGTCGGGGTTGCTCTTCAGGACCGTCATCAGCCGGTGGGTGAGGGCCAGAATCACCATGCCCGCCTCTTCGGTGGTGATGGCCTCCTCATTGAAGCGGGCCAGGATTTCATTCACCAGGGGCCGCAGGCGCTCGGCCATGGCCGCCGCGTCTTGTTCTTCCAGATCTTCCATCACGGGTGCCCCTGCCCTTTCCCGGGGCCGCGGCCCCGTGGTGCTCTAGAGTTTCTATACAGAACGACACAGGCGGTCGCCGCCCATGGTCCCCACATTTCCCTCTTTAAGGGGTTCAAGTTACCATATTTTCTCCAGATGTGCAAAGGGCGGGCACCGGTCCTGCCCAAGGGTTCAGTTTTGCGATAATCTGGTCGATAATTCTTCAAAAAGGCGTGAAGGAAGGTCCCCATGAAAGGTTTGGTCCTGAGCGGCGGCAAGGGCACCCGCCTGCGCCCCCTGACCTACACCGCGGCCAAGCAGCTGGTGCCGGTGGCCAACAAACCCATCCTCTTCTATGTCATCGAAAACCTGGCCCAGGCCGGGGTCCGGGAGATAGGGATCATCATCAGCCCGGAGACCGGCGAGCTGGTGCAGGAGGCGGTGGGCGACGGCTCCCGCTGGGGCGTGGAGGTCACGTATATTCTGCAAAGCGAGCCCGCGGGGCTGGCCCACGCCGTGAAGGTGGCCCGGCCCTTCCTGGGCGAGGCGCCCTTTGTCATGTACCTGGGGGACAACCTCATCCAGAGCAGCATCACCCCCTTCCTCACCGATTTTCAGCGGGAGGAGCTGGACGCCCTGGTGCTCCTTAAAGAAGTGGACAACCCCCAGCAGTTCGGCATCGCCGAGCTGAACGGCCAGGGACGGCTGCTGCGGTTGGTGGAGAAACCCAAAGACCCGCCCAGCAACCTGGCCCTGGTGGGGGTATATTTTTTCACACCGGCCATCCACCCGGTGATTGACACCTTGCGGCCTTCCTGGCGGGGAGAGCTGGAGATCACCGACGCCCTTCA
Above is a genomic segment from Desulfobaccales bacterium containing:
- a CDS encoding glucose-1-phosphate thymidylyltransferase, producing the protein MKGLVLSGGKGTRLRPLTYTAAKQLVPVANKPILFYVIENLAQAGVREIGIIISPETGELVQEAVGDGSRWGVEVTYILQSEPAGLAHAVKVARPFLGEAPFVMYLGDNLIQSSITPFLTDFQREELDALVLLKEVDNPQQFGIAELNGQGRLLRLVEKPKDPPSNLALVGVYFFTPAIHPVIDTLRPSWRGELEITDALQALLASGRKVGWRRLEGWWLDTGKKDDLLTANTLVLDTMGQRDLKGEVDEASQITGRVSLGPGSRVVNSIIRGPAAIGEGCLIVDSFIGPFTSIGDGSRVEASVIEHCVILAGAVISRVDRLEDSLLGRNARVARHNSRRSLQLLLGDDAVVEL
- a CDS encoding cysteine synthase gives rise to the protein MKLKADNILELIGPTPIVRLNRLNPNPRVEIWVKLEYFNPGGSVKDRPALAMIEAAEREGLLTPDKTVIEATSGNTGIGLALVCAVKGYRLLCAMSEAASLERKRILKALGAELLLTPAHLGTDGAIEEVYRLAREHPDKYFLVDQFNNPHNPLSHRETAREIWEQTEGRLTHVVATMGTCGTLMGLCRFLKEINPAIQVIGVEPYLGHAIQGLKNLKESYVPGIFVKGQADAIVNVEDEEAFETARRLAREEGLFLGMSSGAAVAVARRLARELEAGFIVAIAPDSGERYLSTPLFLEKEAPSLYFYNTLSRRREPFTPQREGEAAIFVDGPALSSHLSLSQARRLVLADLLARSLSFRGFKVRQVVSLIDLDDRAVAGAQAAGQDLKDFTRRYREDFFEDLSRLRIREGALYALASEHVEDMVELAKKLLTKGYAYEKLRSVYFDIARFKDYGCLSHLDLSKIRLGKTVDLDEYAKEDPRDFTLFKRAKLGELKSGFYFTTPWGQVRPSWHVECAAIALKHLGRTADFHVGSIETLFPHEENKNALFAAATGRPLAAFWLNCEPVLKDGKPPKEPGELTVRRLLEEGFRGSEVRYFLLATHYRKPLAYTADNLKAAARARARLDHFLERLSLLTGEDGQAAAVEERLFLMKKEVLAALDDDLNVSRALAAIFEAVSELNRELDRGRLGATSAALVLSRFQELDDILAVMEPPHFLKDEAIEARLQDREEARRRKDFATADRIRQELWDQGVEVIDTPAGPRWRRR